A window of the Apostichopus japonicus isolate 1M-3 chromosome 8, ASM3797524v1, whole genome shotgun sequence genome harbors these coding sequences:
- the LOC139971374 gene encoding 2-oxoadipate dehydrogenase complex component E1-like, whose product MQSACLKIRPWKFFEVLTSKPGPRACYHTRNGIYGYKPAAWKNKLDLGLRPKGPSTVASEAHCRLQAWINAYRQHGHKIAALDPLALQEPSTPPELDPARYGLSLEDTTSHDVSDFLQADVPSSLSEVEALLHKNYCGYTAAEFMHLKTEEERQWFAERFEKVHEEDLSSESKKELAIRMAKSQVFENFLAIKRQSLKRYGGEGSESQIAFFLQAFQQCADAGVEEVFVCMAHRGRLNLLIDFFGFSPTVMFRKIDGFTEFPSTASCWGDVVSHLYCSRDIDYNGHNLHVNFLPNPSHLEAVNPVAVGKTRGRQQTLGEGDFSTEEDGRVGDKALCIQVHGDAAFSAQGVIGEGFCIAEVPHFNIGGSVHLIINNQLGFTTPEDRGRSSDYSSDIAKMNGNPVIHVNGDHPEEVVRACKVALDYRNTFRKDVVVDMVCYRLNGHNELDDPSMTQPIMYDAIKSKKSVPDRYSDKLVREGHMTEDELHTATTDHYNWLSNCLKDAETQEPEAFHLQGRWAGLHPPPKFRTSWNTGVDTQLLQYIGIKSVNYPEHFHPHPGVLRSHVHAREKKITAGSKLDWATAEALAFGSLLSQGFPIRISGQDVGRGTFSHRHAALVDYKSEDLHIPLNHMMNDQKAFLEVVNSPLSELAVLGFEYGMSIESPNRLVVWEAQFGDFFNTAQVIIDTFVTTGEGKWLLQSGLVMLLPHGMDGAGPEHSSCRIERFLQMSNSEETKIDTDDVNFHFCFPTTPAQYFHLLRRQMIRNFRKPLIIASPKGILRLPAATSSLSDMGPGTTFRSVLSDDAVNPSDVKKVIFCSGKHYYALEKERNDRQLMDTALVRLESLCPFPTMELQQELNKYSSATEYIWSQEEHRNMGAWSFVAPRFENLVGCQLKYSGRAIMGASAVGVGKVHKVEAELVIKEPFQL is encoded by the exons ATGCAGTCTGCATGCCTCAAGATCCGTCCATGGAAATTTTTTGAAGTTCTTACAAGTAAACCAGGTCCACGAGCTTGCTACCACACAAGAAATGGTATCTATGGATACAAACCGGCTGCATGGAAGAACAAATTAGATCTAGGTCTGAGGCCGAAAG GTCCTTCAACCGTTGCATCAGAGGCTCACTGTAGGCTACAGGCGTGGATTAATGCCTATCGACAGCATGGACACAAAATAGCCGCCCTGGACCCTCTTGCGTTACAGGAACCCAG TACACCCCCTGAACTGGACCCAGCAAGATACGGACTTTCATTGGAAGATACCACCAGCCACGATGTCTCTG ATTTTCTTCAGGCAGATGTCCCATCATCATTATCAGAAGTGGAAGCACTTTTACACAAAAATTACTGTGGATATACAGCTGCTGAGTTCATGCACCTGAAA ACCGAAGAAGAGAGGCAGTGGTTTGCTGAAAGATTTGAAAAAGTTCATGAGGAGGATTTGTCATCAGAAAGCAAGAAAGAATTAGCTATAAGAATGGCAAAATCACAG GTCTTTGAAAATTTCTTAGCGATAAAGAGGCAGTCATTGAAACGATATGGGGGTGAAGGATCTGAAAGTCAAATTGCTTTCTTCCTGCAAGCCTTTCAACAATGTGCTGATG CTGGTGTCGAGGAAGTCTTTGTCTGCATGGCACACAGAGGGCGCCTGAACCTTTTAATAGATTTCTTTGGGTTTTCGCCGACTGTCATGTTTAGGAAAATTGATGGTTTCACCGAGTTTCCCAGCACTGCATCTTGCTGGGGTGATGTCGTCTCTCATTTGT ACTGCTCAAGAGACATTGACTACAATGGACACAATCTTCATGTCAATTTCTTGCCAAATCCTTCCCACTTAGAA GCGGTGAATCCAGTTGCTGTAGGCAAAACAAGAGGCAGGCAGCAAACTCTGGGAGAAGGAGACTTCTCCACTGAGGAAGATGGACGAGTCGGAGATAAAGCATTGTGTATTCAAGTCCACGGGGATGCTGCATTCTCTGCTCAG GGTGTAATAGGAGAAGGTTTCTGCATAGCTGAAGTCCCTCATTTCAACATTGGTGGATCTGTTCACTTAATTATCAACAACCAATTGGGCTTCACCACCCCTGAAGATAGAGGGCGATCTTCAGATTACTCCAGCGACATCGCTAAGATGAACGGCAACCCAGTGATTCACGTAAATGGCGACCATCCAGAG GAAGTGGTAAGAGCCTGTAAGGTAGCCCTGGATTACAGGAACACATTTAGGAAAGATGTCGTGGTAGACATGGTCTGTTACCGACTGAATGGTCACAACGAGTTAGACGACCCCTCCATGACTCAACCGATTATGTATGACGCCATCAAGTCAAAGAAAAGTGTACCAGACAGGTACAGCGACAAACTTGTG CGAGAAGGTCACATGACCGAGGATGAACTACATACTGCTACCACCGATCATTATAACTGGCTCTCAAATTGTCTGAAGGACGCTGAGACCCAAGAACCAGAAGCGTTTCACTTGCAGGGGCGTTGGGCGGGCCTTCATCCACCTCCTAAATTTAGGACTTCCTGGAATACCG GAGTGGACACCCAATTACTTCAGTACATTGGTATCAAGTCAGTCAATTACCCTGAACATTTT caCCCTCACCCTGGAGTCTTGAGGAGTCACGTACATGCTAGAGAAAAGAAGATAACTGCCGGTTCCAAACTGGACTGGGCCACAGCAGAAGCTCTTGCCTTTGGTTCTCTCCTTAGCCAAG GTTTCCCCATACGTATCAGTGGACAGGATGTTGGACGAGGGACCTTCAGCCATCGACACGCAGCACTTGTTGACTACAAGTCTGAGGACCTCCATATACCCCTGAACCACATGATGAATGATCAAAAGGCGTTCTTAGAG GTTGTGAACAGTCCCCTCTCTGAGTTGGCCGTCCTAGGGTTTGAGTATGGCATGAGTATCGAGAGCCCAAACCGACTTGTGGTCTGGGAAGCACAGTTTGGAGATTTCTTTAACACTGCTCAAGTCATAATCGATACTTTCGTAACTACAGGGGAAG GTAAATGGCTACTGCAGAGTGGGCTAGTGATGCTACTACCGCATGGCATGGATGGCGCCGGTCCAGAACACTCCTCGTGCAGAATTGAGAGATTCCTACAGATGTCTAACAGCGAGGAGACTAAGATAGATACAGACGACGTTAACTTTCATTTCTGTTTTCCTACCACTCCAGCACAATACTTCCATTTGTTACGTAGACAG ATGATAAGAAATTTCCGTAAGCCGTTGATCATAGCATCGCCTAAAGGAATTCTTAGACTCCCAGCAGCCACTTCTTCTCTCTCCGATATGGGTCCAGGAACAACCTTCCGCTCAGTTCTGTCCGATGATGCTGTCAATCCCTCTGA TGTCAAGAAGGTGATTTTCTGCTCCGGCAAGCATTACTACGCATTAGAGAAAGAACGGAACGACCGGCAATTGATGGACACCGCCCTCGTTAGGTTAGAAAGTCTCTGTCCCTTCCCTACCATGGAACTCCAACAAGAACTAAACAAATACTCATCTGCCACGG AATACATTTGGAGCCAGGAGGAACATCGGAACATGGGTGCCTGGTCTTTTGTCGCCCCAAGGTTTGAAAATCTTGTAGGATGTCAG CTGAAATATTCGGGAAGAGCTATAATGGGCGCATCAGCTGTAGGAGTCGGCAAAGTTCACAAAGTGGAAGCAGAATTAGTCATTAAGGAGCCATTTCAACTTTGA